The nucleotide window CACCACTACCACTAAAAGAAGACTTCGTATCCCTACACTTGGATACACCATACCAAATTCACAAACTACTAGGAGAACTATACTGCAACTACTTCCACAACTATTACGGATTGCCGGTGGCCATAGCAAGATACTTCAACGTGTATGGTCCAGGAGAAGTGCCCGGAAAATATAGGAATGTTATACCGAACTTCATTTGGTGGGCAATGCACGGCCAACCACTACCAATAACTGGAACTGGAGAGGAGACAAGAGACTTCACATACGTTGAAGACATAGTTGACGGAACACTGAGA belongs to Candidatus Methanomethylicota archaeon and includes:
- a CDS encoding NAD-dependent epimerase/dehydratase family protein; the encoded protein is PLPLKEDFVSLHLDTPYQIHKLLGELYCNYFHNYYGLPVAIARYFNVYGPGEVPGKYRNVIPNFIWWAMHGQPLPITGTGEETRDFTYVEDIVDGTLRMGVVEEAVGEAINLASGTETKIIDLANWINEITGNKAGIIFKPRRDWDKAIRRRASIEKARKILGYEPKTDMKTGLRKVYEWIKENKDKIEACVKF